In the Carassius auratus strain Wakin chromosome 50, ASM336829v1, whole genome shotgun sequence genome, one interval contains:
- the LOC113066626 gene encoding protein MON2 homolog yields MSLLNKGSIHSQSSSFTEAEMDICMREEFSKACFETLLQFSFSSKESMSQEGFISRMALSALLQRVQDVLQRYVEDQRLLPRQQVTEIILVLKALSTLMDSLKKTQPENSETVNGSVWAQVIALYPTLVECITCSSPEVSSAL; encoded by the exons ATGAGCTTGCTCAATAAAGGATCGATTCACTCCCAGTCATCATCATTCACAG AAGCTGAAATGGACATCTGTATGCGGGAGGAGTTCTCCAAGGCGTGTTTCGAGACGCTCCTGCAGTTCTCCTTCAGTAGTAAGGAGTCGATGTCGCAGGAGGGCTTCATCTCACGCATGGCTCTGTCTGCGCTGCTGCAGCGGGTGCAGGACGTGCTCCAGAGATACGTGGAGGACCAGAGACTGCTGCCCAG GCAACAAGTGACTGAGATCATCTTGGTGTTAAAAGCCCTCAGCACTCTCATGGATTCCCTGAAGAAGACTCAACCAGAGAACAGTGAGACGG TGAATGGGAGCGTGTGGGCTCAGGTGATCGCGCTCTACCCGACGCTTGTGGAGTGCATCACCTGCTCGTCTCCTGAAGTAAGCTCCGCCCTCTAA